A segment of the Deltaproteobacteria bacterium genome:
GCCAGTACCACGCCAGAGGGCACATGGATTACTTTCGCTATGTCAACGAGGTAAAGGGTGGAGTTGCCGGCAAAAAGATCGAGTTGACCATGGTTGATCATGCCTATAAAGTTCCCGAGGGCGTAAAATATGTGAAAA
Coding sequences within it:
- a CDS encoding ABC transporter substrate-binding protein → MRKLVIISIIAVFVCMGLVMGAWAQETIKVGFVCNLTGPASSWGQYHARGHMDYFRYVNEVKGGVAGKKIELTMVDHAYKVPEGVKYVK